The Calliphora vicina chromosome 3, idCalVici1.1, whole genome shotgun sequence genome contains a region encoding:
- the Hpd gene encoding 4-hydroxyphenylpyruvate dioxygenase, whose protein sequence is MTTYTDKGAKPEAGRFLSFDHLTFYVGNAKQAASFYTTRMGFTPLGYQGLETGNRQYAKHAVKQNKIVFVFVSAYTTDDKEHGHHVMKHGDGVKDVAFEVEDIEAIFKFAKEKGAEVIKELWEETDEYGTVKFATIKTYGDTTHTFVDRSNYRGVFLPGFKTLPKDVLLENLPAAKLDFIDHVVGNQPDLEMESVAAWYERILQFHRFWSVDDSQIHTEYSALRSIVMANYEETVKMPINEPAKGKKKSQIQEYVEYYGGAGVQHIALNTSDIITSIRNLKARGMDFLTIPDSYYEILTENLKHSRTKVKEDMKILKELNILIDYDEDGYLLQIFTKNMQDRPTLFLEVIQRRNHNGFGAGNFKSLFTAIEIEQDKRGNL, encoded by the exons ATG aCCACATATACCGATAAAGGAGCAAAACCAGAAGCCGGCAGATTTCTTTCCTTCGATCATTTGACTTTTTATGTGGGCAATGCCAAGCAGGCCGCTAGTTTCTACACCACCCGTATGGGTTTTACACCCTTGGGCTATCAGGGTTTAGAAACCGGCAATAGACAATATGCCAAACATGCTGTTAAGCAAAACAAAATCGTATTTGTGTTTGTCTCTGCTTACACCACCGATGATAAAGAGCACGGTCATCATGTCATGAAACATGGTGATGGTGTTAAGGATGTAGCCTTTGAGGTGGAAGATATTGAGGCTATTTTCAAGTTTGCCAAAGAAAAGGGAGCTGAGGTGATTAAGGAATTGTGGGAGGAAACCGATGAGTATGGTACCGTTAAATTTGCTACCATTAAGACG TACGGTGATACCACCCATACTTTTGTGGATCGCAGCAATTATCGCGGCGTTTTCCTGCCCGGTTTTAAAACCCTGCCCAAAGATGTGTTATTGGAAAATTTACCTGCCGCTAAATTAGACTTCATTGACCATGTAGTCGGTAATCAACCCGATTTGGAAATGGAAAGTGTTGCCGCCTGGTATGAGCGTATCTTACAATTCCATCGTTTCTGGTCTGTGGATGATTCACAAATTCACACCGAATACTCGGCCTTGAGATCCATTGTCATGGCCAACTACGAAGAGACTGTCAAGATGCCCATCAATGAACCGGCCAAGGGCAAAAAGAAATCACAAATTCAAGAATATGTAGAGTATTATGGCGGTGCTGGTGTACAGCATATTGCTTTGAATACCAGTGATATCATCACATCCATTAGAAACTTGAAAGCCAGAGGCATGGACTTTTTAACGATACCTGATtcatattatgaaattttaaccgAAAATCTTAAACACAGCCGCACCAAGGTTAAGGAAGACATGAAGATTCTTAAGGAATTGAACATACTCATCGATTATGATGAAGATGGTTATTTGTTgcaaatatttaccaaaaatatgcaagATCGTCCCACCTTGTTCTTGGAAGTTATACAACGTCGCAATCATAAT ggTTTCGGTGCTGGCAACTTCAAATCTTTATTCACCGCCATCGAAATTGAACAAGACAAACGTGGCAATTtgtaa
- the CtIP gene encoding uncharacterized protein CtIP isoform X1 → MICKVCNRVPNPSENEECFEKALDVLKQHYTFYKNALEQRDLELQQIKERNEKLNKALLLLQNQQQPAKRFKSQHGDDYWSGNNSSQEERANSDLSIIDDEPMGVTNLNMALNSEQLFDTSALSQSKNNVSLTSSSELIQSPRTKESPKRNKQRDIRRCLKDRNKSLERSKSEWNIKDRNSPAEISWAMKLLQPDKNGGEVKKCGDKKLCLSLKKPNPSKIKQSLLNFNKPSDGSIRESMDKRFRLSLSKPYYSKMKSNDIYLSESEDGEDIIDASPVIPQKNTKAGRSWAHRSGHNYSSNTTSNNSSNALVNVTTPKDDDDVDTNKTLDDIVFDFSPSKKTDDTLDLNSPKTTQPKQLKFDNNDISTDCTSLPNEHLSISTNKNDTSSVVILTPSSEDIIFVDDTCDYDQEIDTMDLLGDNLEKLKKYESKCIQKQQTKELDVFKKPKEKMPPANDIKPINKIKQEKITQDLKKETTYKLNEEKPSCSSTKSSLKTPKTQNPLLDEFDTEDEEDFMPKPFIVKQEPKLTIKQRFNIECEDCEKLINFLDKGLTDAQIQQHLDKCKYHNNGDIMRQNTPKDFWNPFILSFQADDPRNVVLIDNRFKDSKK, encoded by the exons ATGATTTGCAAAGTATGTAATAGAGTACCAAATCCTTCAGAAAATGAAGAATGCTTTGAAAAAGCTTTAGATGTGTTAAAACAACATTATACAT TTTATAAAAATGCCTTGGAACAACGTGATTTGGAACTGCAACAAATCAAAGAACGcaatgaaaaactaaataaagccCTGCTACTTCTACAAAATCAGCAACAACCGGCCAAACGTTTTAAGTCGCAACATGGTGATGATTATTGGTCGGGCAATAACTCCTCTCAGGAAGAGCGTGCTAACTCTGATCTTAGTATAATAGATGATGAACCCATGGGTGTAACAAATTTGAATATGGCTCTTAATAGTGAGCAATTATTTGATACATCCGCTTTGAGTCAGTCCAAAAATAATGTTAGCTTGACTTCATCGTCAGAGTTGATACAGAGTCCTCGCACGAAAGAGTCGCCCAAGAGAAATAAACAAAGAGATATTAGGCGCTGTTTAAAAGATCGCAACAAGAGTTTAGAAAGATCAAAATCAGAATGGAACATAAAAGATCGCAATAGTCCGGCGGAAATATCCTGGGCCATGAAATTGTTACAACCTGATAAAAATGGCGGTGAAGTTAAAAAGTGTGGGGATAAGAAATTGTGTTTGTCGTTGAAGAAACCAAATCCCAGTAAAATAAAGCAatcattgttaaattttaataaaccaaGTGATGGAAGCATTCGTGAG agtaTGGATAAAAGATTTCGTTTATCATTATCGAAACCTTATTATAGCAAAATGAAATCCAATGATATATATTTAAGTGAG TCTGAAGATGGTGAAGATATAATCGATGCGAGTCCTGTGATACCACAGAAAAACACCAAGGCAGGTCGTTCCTGGGCGCACAG AAGCGGCCACAATTACAGCAGCAACACAACCAGCAACAACTCCTCAAACGCCTTAGTAAACGTAACAACCCccaaagatgatgatgatgttgatacTAACAAAACCCTAGATGATATTGTCTTTGACTTTTCACCCTCGAAAAAGACAGATGATACGCTGGATCTAAATTCTCCTAAAACTACACAGCCAAAACAACTAAAATTCGACAATAATGATATCTCTACGGACTGTACTTCCTTACCAAATGAACATTTAAGTATTTCAACAAATAAGAATGATACGTCGAGTGTGGTGATATTAACACCCAGTAGTGAGGATATAATATTTGTAGATGATACTTGCGATTATGACCAAGAAATTGATACTATGGACTTATTAGGCGATAATTtagagaaacttaaaaaatatgaaagtaAATG CATACAAAAGCAGCAAACTAAGGAACTAGATGTATTTAAAAAGCCTAAGGAAAAAATGCCACCTGCTAATGACATAAAAcccataaataaaattaaacaagaaaaaattacCCAAGATTTAAAGAAAGAAACAACATACAAACTCAACGAAGAAAAACCAAGTTGTAGCTCAACTAAAAGTTCGTTAAAAACACCAAAAACACAAAATCCTCTATTAGATGAATTTGATACAGAAGATGAAGAAGACTTTATGCCTAAACCTTTTATAGTTAAACAAGAACCCAAGTTAACAATTAAACAACGTTTTAACATAGAATGTGAAGACTGTGAAAAA TTAATCAACTTTTTAGATAAGGGCTTAACCGATGCCCAAATTCAGCAGCATTTAGATAAATGTAAATACCACAATAATGGAGACATTATGCGTCAAAATACGCCCAAAGATTTTTGGAATCCTTTCATATTGTCTTTTCAGGCCGATGATCCTAGAAATGTAGTTTTAATCGATAATCGTTTCAAGGATAGCAAAAAATAA
- the CtIP gene encoding uncharacterized protein CtIP isoform X2, whose product MICKVCNRVPNPSENEECFEKALDVLKQHYTFYKNALEQRDLELQQIKERNEKLNKALLLLQNQQQPAKRFKSQHGDDYWSGNNSSQEERANSDLSIIDDEPMGVTNLNMALNSEQLFDTSALSQSKNNVSLTSSSELIQSPRTKESPKRNKQRDIRRCLKDRNKSLERSKSEWNIKDRNSPAEISWAMKLLQPDKNGGEVKKCGDKKLCLSLKKPNPSKIKQSLLNFNKPSDGSIRESEDGEDIIDASPVIPQKNTKAGRSWAHRSGHNYSSNTTSNNSSNALVNVTTPKDDDDVDTNKTLDDIVFDFSPSKKTDDTLDLNSPKTTQPKQLKFDNNDISTDCTSLPNEHLSISTNKNDTSSVVILTPSSEDIIFVDDTCDYDQEIDTMDLLGDNLEKLKKYESKCIQKQQTKELDVFKKPKEKMPPANDIKPINKIKQEKITQDLKKETTYKLNEEKPSCSSTKSSLKTPKTQNPLLDEFDTEDEEDFMPKPFIVKQEPKLTIKQRFNIECEDCEKLINFLDKGLTDAQIQQHLDKCKYHNNGDIMRQNTPKDFWNPFILSFQADDPRNVVLIDNRFKDSKK is encoded by the exons ATGATTTGCAAAGTATGTAATAGAGTACCAAATCCTTCAGAAAATGAAGAATGCTTTGAAAAAGCTTTAGATGTGTTAAAACAACATTATACAT TTTATAAAAATGCCTTGGAACAACGTGATTTGGAACTGCAACAAATCAAAGAACGcaatgaaaaactaaataaagccCTGCTACTTCTACAAAATCAGCAACAACCGGCCAAACGTTTTAAGTCGCAACATGGTGATGATTATTGGTCGGGCAATAACTCCTCTCAGGAAGAGCGTGCTAACTCTGATCTTAGTATAATAGATGATGAACCCATGGGTGTAACAAATTTGAATATGGCTCTTAATAGTGAGCAATTATTTGATACATCCGCTTTGAGTCAGTCCAAAAATAATGTTAGCTTGACTTCATCGTCAGAGTTGATACAGAGTCCTCGCACGAAAGAGTCGCCCAAGAGAAATAAACAAAGAGATATTAGGCGCTGTTTAAAAGATCGCAACAAGAGTTTAGAAAGATCAAAATCAGAATGGAACATAAAAGATCGCAATAGTCCGGCGGAAATATCCTGGGCCATGAAATTGTTACAACCTGATAAAAATGGCGGTGAAGTTAAAAAGTGTGGGGATAAGAAATTGTGTTTGTCGTTGAAGAAACCAAATCCCAGTAAAATAAAGCAatcattgttaaattttaataaaccaaGTGATGGAAGCATTCGTGAG TCTGAAGATGGTGAAGATATAATCGATGCGAGTCCTGTGATACCACAGAAAAACACCAAGGCAGGTCGTTCCTGGGCGCACAG AAGCGGCCACAATTACAGCAGCAACACAACCAGCAACAACTCCTCAAACGCCTTAGTAAACGTAACAACCCccaaagatgatgatgatgttgatacTAACAAAACCCTAGATGATATTGTCTTTGACTTTTCACCCTCGAAAAAGACAGATGATACGCTGGATCTAAATTCTCCTAAAACTACACAGCCAAAACAACTAAAATTCGACAATAATGATATCTCTACGGACTGTACTTCCTTACCAAATGAACATTTAAGTATTTCAACAAATAAGAATGATACGTCGAGTGTGGTGATATTAACACCCAGTAGTGAGGATATAATATTTGTAGATGATACTTGCGATTATGACCAAGAAATTGATACTATGGACTTATTAGGCGATAATTtagagaaacttaaaaaatatgaaagtaAATG CATACAAAAGCAGCAAACTAAGGAACTAGATGTATTTAAAAAGCCTAAGGAAAAAATGCCACCTGCTAATGACATAAAAcccataaataaaattaaacaagaaaaaattacCCAAGATTTAAAGAAAGAAACAACATACAAACTCAACGAAGAAAAACCAAGTTGTAGCTCAACTAAAAGTTCGTTAAAAACACCAAAAACACAAAATCCTCTATTAGATGAATTTGATACAGAAGATGAAGAAGACTTTATGCCTAAACCTTTTATAGTTAAACAAGAACCCAAGTTAACAATTAAACAACGTTTTAACATAGAATGTGAAGACTGTGAAAAA TTAATCAACTTTTTAGATAAGGGCTTAACCGATGCCCAAATTCAGCAGCATTTAGATAAATGTAAATACCACAATAATGGAGACATTATGCGTCAAAATACGCCCAAAGATTTTTGGAATCCTTTCATATTGTCTTTTCAGGCCGATGATCCTAGAAATGTAGTTTTAATCGATAATCGTTTCAAGGATAGCAAAAAATAA
- the mRpL15 gene encoding large ribosomal subunit protein uL15m, producing the protein MAHIRETADKALKMLRTLPRVQIGNLRPNPNSKQNDKRGRAQHGGDKHGAGNKGSGQRQNFMRLGYETGNTPFYIRFPYEPYYKGHHLRRQYPQISLLQLQVMLDTNRIDAKQPIDLSTLCNTGLVTFNPASMEFGFHLTDEGADKFKSKICIEVQHAKESVIAAIERNGGVIRTAYYDPRSLHALKNPEKWFEKGVPIPKRLLPPQDAIGYYTSAESRGYLADPEEISKHRLVLAQKYGYELPKIEEDPDYEMLSSMKDARQLFYGLEPGWVVNVKDQTIIKPIKSKE; encoded by the exons ATGGCTCATATAAGAGAAACAGCCGACAaggctttaaaaatgttgcgCACTTTGCCGAGAGTACAAATTGGTAATTTAAGACCCAATCcaaattctaaacaaaat gATAAAAGAGGTCGTGCCCAGCATGGTGGTGATAAACATGGTGCCGGTAATAAGGGTTCGGGACAAAGACAAAATTTTATGCGTCTTGGTTATGAAACAGGCAATACCCCCTTCTATATACGTTTCCCCTATGAACCCTATTATAAGGGACACCATTTGAGAAGACAATATCCACAAATTTCCCTTTTGCAATTGCAAGTAATGTTGGACACCAATCGCATAGATGCCAAACAACCAATTGATTTAAGCACCTTGTGTAATACTGGCTTGGTTACATTCAATCCCGCATCCATGGAATTTGGTTTTCATTTAACGGACGAGGGAGCCGACAAATTCAAGTCAAAAATTTGTATTGAGGTGCAGCATGCTAAGGAATCTGTTATAGCTGCCATAGAACGTAATGGTGGTGTCATACGTACAGCTTATTATGATCCCAGAAGTTTACATGCCTtgaaaaatcccgaaaaatgGTTCGAAAAGGGTGTACCCATTCCCAAGAGATTGTTACCACCTCAAGATGCTATAGGCTACTACACATCAGCAGAAAGTCGTGGCTACTTGGCGGATCCAGAAGAAATCAGTAAACATCGTTTGGTTTTGGCCCAAAAGTATGGTTATGAGTTGCCTAAAATTGAAGAGGATCCCGATTACGAAATGCTTTCATCCATGAAAGATGCCAGACAATTGTTCTATGGCTTGGAACCAGGCTGGGTGGTTAATGTTAAAGATCAAACGATAATTAAACCCATAAAAAGTAAAGAGTAA